The region CTAGAAGATACCGATTGGAAATCAAATGATATATATTGTAGATCCTCGAAACATTACAGAAGAGATCTTGATGCATTGAGTTGATACTTTTCCTAGCAGTTAAAGCTAAAATTTATTTATACATCTAATTATGTGATGTATAAATAAATTTCATGAAAAGCGATGGATTCTGAAAATCAATCATGGAAAGCCTGGTTTTTTGTTTTTTGCCTCAACGTAGTTGCTATTGGAGGAGCTTTCTACCTTAAATCAATTGGAATAGACCTTTATGCCTTCAGGGGTACTTCCTGATTTTTAGCAAAGTTGCTCATAGCAAAAAAATTTAAATTTAAATTTAATAGGAATTGAAATAAAATGGAAAAAAAGAACGAAACCAATTGGAAAAAAACCATAGATAATATATTAATTTATAATCTTTATATTTTAATAATAGGTTCCTTATATCTAGCTTTTAGTTTTGTATTAAGTATTAATGGCAACTCTTATTTTTATAATTTATTTCAAAAGCTCTGGTATCCAGTATTTATTCCATCTTTAAGTTTATTCTTTACAGCAATATTGATTGAAGCTGTAATAAATTCTCTATATGATCGTGAGAAAAAATAAACTCATGTAAGGTTATGCTTTCAACATTTATGAGCAATCAATTGTTTAAAAAAATAATTGCCATAAAATGAATAAGATTTACTCTCAAAATGAGATTTAAAGTTTCTATGATTAACGATCAAGCTAATCGCCATGAAGAGACTGTTATTGCCAATAATGAAGAGGAAGCAAAAAGGAATATGCTGGATTTTTACCCATTCAACTGTATTAGAAGCTATATGTGTCTATAAATAATTACTAATGCAAAAAAACGAAATGAAAGAACTTACCTATAAGGATCTGAGCAACAACGAATTAGACACCCTTAAAGATATGTATATATCAAGTCGAGTTAATTCTATGAGCGAAAGTGATCTAAGGAAATTTGTTAAGGAAATAATTATCGATCAAATCAAAGGAACAGTAGGTAATGCTGAAGAGAAGGAAGCATGGGAAGAAATAAAAGATCATTTCTCAGAAGACTTAAGTAAAAAGATTCTTGAAGTGAAAGAAAAATGCAATAAAAACCCTAAAGCAGAACAAAAAAGTCAAGAAGAAATTGAATTTGATAGAAGACTTGGTCTTCTAAAGCAACAACAAGAAGAGGAGTCAAGCAAAGACATGTGGTAAATATAAACATCATATAATGATGTTTAAGCTTGATATATATAACTGATATTGAATATCTATCAATAGAAAAAGAAAGCAGCTAGACGAAATAAGAAAGAAAACAAAATAAAGATAATTAATCTTGTGGATCTATATTTTAATTCATTGCAAAAACTTAAATATTTACCTGAATAAACGAATAAAGAAATAAAGGCGAGTCCAAATGAAATTCTCTCAATAAAGAAAAGTGACTTAGATATAGCCATATTGAAGTCATTAATATATAAAGATATAACTACTAATGTAAGAAAAAATAAAAATAATAATAATAATATTGATTTTATACATATACCAAAAGTTAAACTTAAAGGATAATTAAGTATGAAAATTCTTTGTTTTATTTCTTTAATATGAGATTTTTCTAATCTAAAATACTCCGTTTGAGGAATTCTGAACTTTTTGTAGCGATTATGTAACTCTCTTTCTAATAAAACATAATCAGCAGTATAAAATTTAGCCACAACTGAATGTGGCTTCAGTTGTCTCATCCTATTCTTAAAGTTTTTTGTTATGCCAATCTTATATAAATCTCTATTCCTTATTAAGTAAAGCCAACCGCTCATATAAATTTAACCTATTACTTAGTCAATATTAATAAGGGAATTATGCCGCATCATTTTTTCTCATTGAGTTAAATTTTTCTCTCATCGTAGGATTATTTCTGGTCAATCTTTTAACCGAAACCTCTTGAGCTTTATCATTGGCTAATCTAAGGTTTCTATCAGCACCAAGTAATGCATCTTTGGTCTTTTGCAAGTGATTAATAGATTTGTCAATCTCCATAATTGCTGTTTCAAAACGTTTTGAAGCTAGAGCATAATTTTTACCAAAAGAATCCTTAAATAGTTCAAGACTATTTTCAAAATTTGTGATATCAATATTCTGCTCTTTAATAGCTGCAAGTTCGGATTTATACTCAAGCGCCTTAAGTGAAGCATTTCTCAATAAAGTAATTATTGGTAAAAAGCATTGCGGACGAACAACATACATTTTTGGATACCGATATGAAAAGTCAACAATGCCAGCATTAAATAAGTCATTTTCAGATTCTAATAAAGAAACTAATACAGCATATTCGCAATTCTTTTCTATACGATCTTTGTTTAACTCTTTAAGAAAATCCTCATTCTTCTTCTTGCTGGAAGTGCTATCACATTCATTTTTCATCTCAAACATAATAGATACTATTTCGTTCCCATCACTGTCACAGTCACGGAAAATATAATCACCTTTACTACCAAAACTAGCATCATTATCTTTTTCAAAATAGGCATTAGGAAAGCCGGTAGCCCTTAGTCGATTAAATTCATTTTCGCAATGTTGCTCAAGTGACTCGCCAACCATTTTGGTGGACAATTTTATTTTCATATCACGAAGTCTCTCAATTAAATCATCTCGATCTTTTAACTGAATCTCATATCTCATTTTTATAGATTTTTCTGATAATTCCTTTTGTAGCAGAACTTTATCTAAGTTATTTTTGAGTTTTTCATAGCCTTCTTTTAATTCAGTAATTGCGTCAGATACTGCAAGTTTTTTATCAAATTCACTCTTTTCTCTTGTTTTCTCCAATAAATACTCAAGTGAGTCTCTCTCTTTTTCGAAGGTATGCTTAATCTTGTTAATAGTCATAGTTTTTTCAGCCTGGGTAGAAATCAATTGAGACTGAAGGCCTTGCATTTTTTTTTCATTTACAAATGCTGCCTCTTGCATTTGTAATCGCAGATTTTGAATAGCAAGATCAACGGATTTCTGTTTATCCCTTTCAAGAATTTCAAGTCTTTTCTTCATTTCATCTTCAAACTCCTGATCTCTTACCTGCTTAACAATATTTGAGTAACTATCTTCATCAACGCTGATCTTACTACCACATTCAGGACATTTGATTTCATTCATATCTGAGCAAAAGTGACATACAAACTATTTTCTATTTTTATCTTGTTTCGCTTCGACAAGCAAGAATTATGTTAAACCCAAAAACCAGTTATCAAAAAGGATGATGTTAAGCCTGGATAGAAAGAGAAAGAAGAAATCGTATTAGATTATTCTTTTGAACTTGGGTAGATTCCAGATAGATCTCCTTTATTTGCCTTAATAGCCGATGATTTCCATTCGTACCATTTTTTATTCCTTGAATAATCTTCCTCCTCCCAAATCTGATTTTGAAATATCAAGATTCCACAAAGTATAAAAAAAATAAGCGCACCCAAGAAGATATGCCAATCAAACATTATTGATGCAGTTGAATAACGAACATAGGCAACGATTTTCAACATAATGTCCCTTATGAACGAATCCATCTCAATATTTACTTGATAAATACTAAAGTACTTTGAGCACAAATGAGGCTTTTTACCAACACTTCATTAAAAGGTTAAAGGTGAATGAGTATTTATATAGTTATCAACTATTAGCAAAATCTTATTGTATTCGAGCAATAATTTTTACTACACAATATATATTTTTATTTAAAAAGAAAATATGATTGAGGTGTATTGAATACAACAAAATGTCATTACTGAACTTTGCACTTGCTCATTCAGAGCTAGGCATAAGCCATTTTACAACAGATTTAATTCTTGTTCTTTCATTCGCAATAGTAACAGCACTTCCTATGTCTTTATTACGACCTCAGATACAAGAAGATAATGTAAAGAGCAACGTTTTCAAAAGCTGAAGCTAAGTATCATACGGTTAATAAATATGAATAAGTTATCAACTAAAAGCATAATTTAAAATAAATCAATATATTAATTAAATATTAATATACACATTTAATGTATTTTTATATTTGCCTCTAATAGCATCAAAATCAGTAGCACATTAAATTTGAGACAAACTCCAAAATATCATATTTAAA is a window of Prochlorococcus marinus str. MIT 0917 DNA encoding:
- a CDS encoding DUF2130 domain-containing protein produces the protein MNEIKCPECGSKISVDEDSYSNIVKQVRDQEFEDEMKKRLEILERDKQKSVDLAIQNLRLQMQEAAFVNEKKMQGLQSQLISTQAEKTMTINKIKHTFEKERDSLEYLLEKTREKSEFDKKLAVSDAITELKEGYEKLKNNLDKVLLQKELSEKSIKMRYEIQLKDRDDLIERLRDMKIKLSTKMVGESLEQHCENEFNRLRATGFPNAYFEKDNDASFGSKGDYIFRDCDSDGNEIVSIMFEMKNECDSTSSKKKNEDFLKELNKDRIEKNCEYAVLVSLLESENDLFNAGIVDFSYRYPKMYVVRPQCFLPIITLLRNASLKALEYKSELAAIKEQNIDITNFENSLELFKDSFGKNYALASKRFETAIMEIDKSINHLQKTKDALLGADRNLRLANDKAQEVSVKRLTRNNPTMREKFNSMRKNDAA
- a CDS encoding DUF7326 family protein, which codes for MQKNEMKELTYKDLSNNELDTLKDMYISSRVNSMSESDLRKFVKEIIIDQIKGTVGNAEEKEAWEEIKDHFSEDLSKKILEVKEKCNKNPKAEQKSQEEIEFDRRLGLLKQQQEEESSKDMW
- a CDS encoding GIY-YIG nuclease family protein: MSGWLYLIRNRDLYKIGITKNFKNRMRQLKPHSVVAKFYTADYVLLERELHNRYKKFRIPQTEYFRLEKSHIKEIKQRIFILNYPLSLTFGICIKSILLLLFLFFLTLVVISLYINDFNMAISKSLFFIERISFGLAFISLFVYSGKYLSFCNELKYRSTRLIIFILFSFLFRLAAFFFY